The Streptomyces sp. Je 1-332 genome has a window encoding:
- a CDS encoding BCCT family transporter gives MTPAPGGRTPQTDRVVFGVTAVLTLAFVVWGAVATDSLQDISTDMLNGLMHNGGWFFMLTASGFVVFALWLAISRYGKITLGKEGETPEFRTVSWVAMMFSAGMGIGLMFYGVSEPLAHFTTPPPGTDPADSAAAMETAMATTLFHWTLHPWAIYAVVGLAIAYSTFRRNRRQTISAVFTPLMGEKRANGGWGRVIDILAIFATLFGSAASLGLGALQIGSGVEVLDWMENAGTGLLVVIIAVLSLAFVASAVSGVEKGVQWLSNINMVLAGVLVLFVFIAGPTVIILDMLPTSLGAYFNDLPQLMGRTEASSGKGVADWLSGWTVFYWAWWISWTPFVGMFIARISRGRTIRQFVGGVILVPSTVSLIWFAVFGGSAMTVSERGGLKDETTPEAQLFGLLAEYPIATVTSLLVMILVGIFFVSGADAASIVMGTLSQKGALEPGKLVVIFWGMVTGAVAAIMLLIGDGSDDALTGLRNLTILVAAPFTLVMIGMCVALMRDLRHDPLIVRGEHGTEAVEKAVIAGHEQYDGDFEIRIGPSENGDEEETPTKSL, from the coding sequence ATGACTCCCGCCCCCGGCGGCCGGACTCCACAGACCGACCGGGTCGTGTTCGGAGTGACCGCCGTGCTGACCCTGGCCTTCGTGGTCTGGGGCGCCGTGGCGACGGATTCCCTTCAGGACATCTCCACGGACATGCTCAACGGCCTGATGCACAACGGCGGCTGGTTCTTCATGCTGACCGCCAGCGGCTTCGTGGTCTTCGCGCTCTGGCTGGCCATCAGCCGGTACGGGAAGATCACCCTGGGCAAGGAGGGTGAGACTCCGGAGTTCCGCACGGTGTCCTGGGTGGCGATGATGTTCAGCGCCGGCATGGGCATCGGCCTGATGTTCTACGGCGTGAGCGAGCCGCTCGCCCACTTCACGACGCCACCGCCGGGCACCGACCCCGCGGACTCCGCGGCGGCGATGGAAACCGCCATGGCCACCACCCTCTTCCACTGGACGCTCCACCCGTGGGCGATCTACGCCGTGGTGGGCCTTGCGATCGCGTACAGCACCTTCCGGCGCAACCGGCGCCAGACGATCAGTGCCGTGTTCACGCCGCTCATGGGCGAGAAGCGCGCCAACGGCGGCTGGGGCCGCGTCATCGACATCCTGGCCATCTTCGCCACGCTGTTCGGCTCGGCGGCCTCCCTCGGTCTCGGCGCGCTGCAGATCGGCAGTGGCGTCGAGGTGCTCGACTGGATGGAGAACGCGGGCACGGGCCTGCTCGTCGTCATCATCGCCGTGCTGAGCCTGGCCTTCGTTGCGTCCGCCGTCTCCGGTGTGGAGAAGGGCGTCCAGTGGCTGTCCAACATCAACATGGTGCTCGCCGGGGTTCTCGTACTGTTCGTCTTCATCGCGGGCCCCACGGTCATCATTCTGGACATGCTGCCGACGTCCCTCGGCGCCTACTTCAACGACCTCCCGCAGCTGATGGGCCGCACCGAGGCCTCCAGCGGCAAGGGCGTCGCGGACTGGCTCAGCGGCTGGACCGTCTTCTACTGGGCCTGGTGGATCTCGTGGACGCCCTTCGTGGGCATGTTCATCGCCAGGATCAGCCGGGGACGTACGATCCGCCAGTTCGTCGGCGGCGTCATCCTGGTGCCCAGCACGGTCAGCCTGATCTGGTTCGCCGTCTTCGGCGGCTCCGCCATGACGGTCAGCGAGCGGGGCGGTCTGAAGGACGAGACCACGCCCGAGGCCCAGCTGTTCGGCCTGCTGGCCGAGTACCCGATCGCCACGGTCACCAGCCTGCTCGTGATGATCCTCGTGGGCATCTTCTTCGTGTCGGGTGCCGACGCGGCGTCGATCGTGATGGGCACGCTCTCGCAGAAGGGCGCGCTCGAACCGGGCAAGCTCGTCGTCATCTTCTGGGGCATGGTGACGGGAGCCGTCGCCGCGATCATGCTGCTCATCGGTGACGGTTCCGACGACGCGCTGACCGGTCTGCGAAATCTCACGATCCTGGTCGCGGCGCCCTTCACCCTGGTGATGATCGGGATGTGCGTGGCCCTGATGCGCGACCTGCGCCACGACCCGCTGATCGTCCGGGGCGAGCACGGCACGGAGGCCGTCGAGAAGGCCGTGATCGCGGGCCACGAGCAGTACGACGGTGACTTCGAGATCCGTATCGGCCCGAGCGAGAACGGGGACGAGGAGGAGACTCCGACCAAGTCACTCTGA
- a CDS encoding oxidoreductase, giving the protein MSAEYATFGLAPAMRAGGVLANGDFQVHRDFVDFIVNGRPLLFQLSDLDAVSPLASDVPPAIFTHHVRGLLLEAEAPLLDQRHVIYGCPECEGLECGAVTAVIERAPDGTDTYVWRDFAWQTAERADLALNGYHGIGPFHFQGAEYREALRQLLADGEPAARRRVLLIGARVAVLAKLAAALRTIGVGAEIAADAAGVPPDELRTYGAVVFGRSVPAGTRDAVRASFEGAGLHVAYVDGLAPIIPLLVAQIEHALDRSPLAQRRLTRLGASNGTADVEITSTCRVQLIAYRLDRLSRTQIHQVFDGVLEPGEHRVSLDAKATKGESFVVARTTDSVLTAPIVR; this is encoded by the coding sequence ATGTCTGCCGAGTACGCGACCTTCGGTCTGGCACCGGCCATGCGCGCCGGTGGGGTTCTCGCCAACGGTGATTTCCAAGTCCACCGGGATTTCGTCGACTTCATCGTGAACGGACGCCCGCTGCTGTTCCAGCTCTCCGACCTCGACGCGGTGTCCCCGCTCGCTTCCGACGTACCGCCCGCGATCTTCACCCACCACGTGCGCGGACTCCTCCTGGAGGCCGAGGCGCCCCTGCTCGACCAACGGCACGTCATCTACGGCTGTCCCGAATGCGAGGGCCTTGAGTGCGGGGCCGTCACGGCGGTCATCGAGCGGGCGCCGGACGGAACCGACACCTATGTGTGGCGGGACTTCGCCTGGCAGACGGCCGAGCGGGCCGACCTGGCACTCAACGGCTACCACGGCATAGGGCCCTTCCACTTCCAGGGCGCCGAATACCGCGAGGCGCTGCGGCAGTTGCTGGCCGACGGCGAACCCGCGGCGCGCCGCAGGGTGCTCCTGATCGGCGCCCGCGTCGCCGTCCTCGCCAAGCTCGCGGCGGCGCTGCGCACCATCGGTGTCGGCGCCGAGATCGCCGCGGACGCGGCGGGCGTGCCGCCGGACGAGCTGCGGACGTACGGTGCGGTGGTCTTCGGGCGGTCCGTGCCGGCGGGGACACGCGACGCGGTCCGTGCGTCGTTCGAGGGCGCGGGGCTCCATGTCGCGTACGTCGACGGCCTGGCCCCGATCATCCCGCTCCTGGTCGCCCAGATAGAACACGCCCTGGACCGCAGCCCGTTGGCGCAACGCCGCCTGACACGGCTCGGCGCCTCGAACGGCACGGCGGACGTGGAGATCACCTCGACCTGCCGGGTCCAGCTCATCGCGTACCGCCTGGACAGACTCTCCCGCACCCAGATCCACCAGGTCTTCGACGGAGTCCTGGAGCCGGGTGAGCACCGCGTGTCCCTGGACGCGAAGGCGACCAAGGGCGAATCGTTCGTGGTGGCCCGCACGACGGACAGCGTCCTGACGGCGCCGATAGTGCGGTAG
- a CDS encoding M14 family metallocarboxypeptidase, producing the protein MRARTGLTPRVRTVALACVTAALAAPLLTAPAQAKPSPPRTGFEESNGARWTSQPQEQEFLAAVDRASDRVSVSRIGTTKQDRPVQLVRIGERPTKNTVLLICSQHGDEPSGRDACLSTIRDLAYAKDKKTRTFLSRTTLLVVPTANPDGRAANTRGNSDGVDINRDHIALQTAEARAMAAVMRDRKPDSIYDLHEYGATPKYYDKDLFDLWPRNLNTDDAVHKEARTLSEAYVRPAADKSGYTTGTYGIWTDPVTGEPIKQTAGDGQERILRNVSGIKHAAGLLIESRVDPLTDAEKKDDALNNRRRAKSQLSALGGLFAYADERRGQLEAATGAARIEGFRDRGPIYLGGADNDPAEPSEVIQDPPCGYGLDAAQYGDIKDELALHGVKVRRDGGGAYVPMRQSARSLVPLLLDERASYHLVTGRPDTDC; encoded by the coding sequence ATGAGAGCCCGCACCGGCCTCACGCCCCGCGTCCGCACCGTGGCGCTCGCCTGCGTCACCGCCGCGCTCGCCGCACCGCTCCTGACCGCGCCCGCGCAGGCGAAGCCGTCCCCGCCACGCACCGGGTTCGAGGAGAGCAACGGCGCACGCTGGACCAGTCAACCCCAGGAGCAGGAGTTCCTCGCCGCCGTCGACAGGGCGAGCGACCGGGTCTCGGTGTCCCGCATCGGCACCACGAAGCAGGACCGGCCCGTGCAGTTGGTCCGCATCGGTGAACGCCCCACGAAGAACACGGTGTTGCTGATCTGCAGCCAGCACGGCGACGAGCCGTCGGGCCGCGACGCGTGTCTGTCGACCATCCGCGATCTGGCGTACGCGAAGGACAAGAAGACCCGCACGTTCCTTTCGCGCACCACGCTCCTCGTCGTTCCCACCGCCAACCCGGACGGCCGCGCAGCGAACACCCGCGGCAACTCCGACGGCGTCGACATCAACCGCGACCACATCGCCCTGCAGACCGCGGAAGCCCGCGCCATGGCCGCCGTCATGCGCGACAGGAAGCCCGACTCCATCTACGACCTGCACGAGTACGGAGCAACCCCGAAGTACTACGACAAGGACCTGTTCGACCTGTGGCCGCGCAACCTCAACACCGACGACGCGGTGCACAAGGAGGCGCGGACCCTGTCCGAGGCGTATGTCAGGCCGGCAGCCGACAAGTCGGGGTATACGACGGGAACCTACGGGATCTGGACGGATCCCGTGACCGGTGAACCCATCAAGCAGACGGCGGGTGACGGCCAGGAGCGCATCCTGCGCAACGTCTCCGGCATCAAGCACGCGGCGGGACTGCTCATCGAGAGCCGCGTCGACCCCCTGACGGACGCCGAGAAGAAGGACGACGCCCTGAACAACCGGCGCCGCGCGAAGTCCCAACTCTCGGCGCTGGGCGGCCTGTTCGCCTACGCCGACGAGCGGCGCGGTCAGTTGGAGGCGGCCACCGGCGCCGCACGCATCGAAGGGTTCCGTGACCGCGGCCCCATCTATCTCGGCGGCGCGGACAACGACCCGGCCGAGCCGTCCGAGGTGATCCAGGACCCGCCCTGCGGCTATGGGCTCGATGCGGCCCAGTACGGCGACATAAAGGACGAACTCGCCCTGCACGGGGTCAAGGTAAGGCGGGACGGAGGCGGAGCCTATGTGCCGATGCGGCAGTCGGCGCGATCTCTCGTACCGTTGCTCCTCGACGAGCGCGCTTCGTATCACCTCGTCACAGGTCGACCCGACACTGACTGTTGA
- a CDS encoding LPFR motif small protein: protein MFRAIADVLRQIGAALATVVTLPFRAVARLFGGASSSTRRGGRRSGRRPGRARRV from the coding sequence GTGTTCCGAGCGATCGCAGATGTCCTGCGTCAGATCGGCGCGGCACTCGCCACCGTGGTGACGCTGCCGTTCCGCGCCGTTGCCCGGCTCTTCGGCGGTGCCTCCAGCTCCACTCGGCGAGGCGGGCGCCGGTCGGGACGCCGCCCCGGGCGGGCACGCCGGGTCTGA
- a CDS encoding ABC-F family ATP-binding cassette domain-containing protein, with protein sequence MTATLVAKNLAAGHGDRSLFSALELVVAPGDVIGLVGANGAGKSTLLRLLAGLDTPESGELRLSPPTAAVGHLPQEPDRRPGESIRAFLDRRTGVAEAQRTMDEATQGLVDGTPGADDAYAISLERWLALGGADLDERAEEVAASLGLDVGLDQPMTSLSGGQAARAGLASLLLSRYDVFLLDEPTNDLDLAGLERLESFVRGLRAGTVVVSHDREFLARTVTKVLELDLAQQQINLYGGGYDAYLEERDVARRHARDEFEEYADKKSALEGRAQMQRNWMDKGVKNARRKAGDNDKLGRNFRSDASEKQAAKARQTQRMIERLDVVEEPRKEWELRMEIASAPRSGSVVATLRDAEVHRGHFTLGPVTLQIDWADRVAITGANGSGKSTLLGTLLGRIPSDVGHAALGSGVLVGEVDQARALFHGPESLLDAFCAAVPDTEPAEVRTLLAKFGLKAAHVLRPAATLSPGERTRAGLALLQGRGVNLLVLDEPTNHLDLPAIEQLESALDAYEGTLLLVTHDRRMLDAVRVTRRLEVTEGKVTELSP encoded by the coding sequence ATGACCGCAACCCTCGTCGCCAAGAATCTCGCCGCCGGCCACGGCGACCGCTCTCTCTTCTCCGCCCTGGAGCTGGTCGTCGCCCCCGGCGACGTCATCGGGCTCGTCGGTGCCAACGGCGCCGGCAAGTCGACCCTGCTCCGTCTCCTCGCGGGGCTCGACACCCCGGAGAGCGGGGAGCTGCGCCTCTCGCCGCCCACCGCGGCCGTGGGACACCTCCCGCAGGAGCCCGACCGCCGCCCCGGCGAGTCCATCCGCGCCTTCCTGGACCGCCGCACCGGCGTGGCCGAGGCTCAGCGGACCATGGACGAGGCCACGCAGGGCCTGGTCGACGGAACCCCGGGCGCCGACGACGCGTACGCGATCAGCCTGGAGCGCTGGCTGGCGCTCGGCGGCGCCGACCTGGACGAGCGGGCGGAGGAGGTCGCCGCATCGCTGGGCCTCGACGTCGGTCTGGATCAGCCGATGACCTCGCTCTCCGGCGGCCAGGCCGCCCGCGCGGGCCTCGCCTCGCTGCTCCTGTCCCGCTACGACGTGTTCCTCCTGGACGAGCCGACCAACGACCTCGACCTCGCGGGCCTCGAACGCCTGGAGAGCTTCGTCCGCGGACTGCGCGCCGGCACGGTCGTCGTCAGCCACGACCGCGAGTTCCTCGCCCGCACCGTCACCAAGGTCCTCGAACTCGACCTCGCCCAGCAGCAGATCAACCTCTACGGCGGCGGCTACGACGCCTATCTGGAGGAGCGCGACGTCGCGCGCAGGCACGCCCGCGACGAGTTCGAGGAGTACGCCGACAAGAAGTCCGCCCTGGAAGGCCGCGCCCAGATGCAGCGGAACTGGATGGACAAGGGCGTCAAGAACGCCCGCCGCAAGGCGGGCGACAACGACAAGCTCGGCCGGAACTTCCGCAGCGACGCCAGCGAGAAGCAGGCGGCGAAGGCACGCCAGACGCAGCGCATGATCGAGCGGCTCGACGTCGTCGAGGAGCCCCGCAAGGAGTGGGAGCTGCGCATGGAGATCGCGTCGGCGCCGCGCTCCGGCAGCGTCGTCGCCACCCTCCGCGACGCCGAGGTGCACCGCGGCCACTTCACGCTCGGCCCGGTGACGCTGCAGATCGACTGGGCGGACCGAGTGGCGATCACCGGCGCCAACGGCTCCGGGAAGTCGACCCTGCTCGGCACCCTGCTGGGCCGCATCCCGTCGGACGTGGGGCACGCGGCGCTCGGTTCGGGCGTGCTCGTCGGCGAGGTGGACCAGGCGCGTGCGCTGTTCCACGGCCCGGAGTCGCTCCTGGACGCGTTCTGCGCGGCAGTGCCCGACACCGAACCGGCCGAAGTCCGCACCCTGCTCGCCAAGTTCGGCCTGAAGGCGGCCCACGTCCTGCGCCCCGCGGCCACCCTCTCCCCGGGCGAGCGCACCCGCGCGGGCCTCGCGCTCCTCCAGGGCCGGGGCGTCAACCTTCTGGTCCTCGACGAACCGACGAACCACCTCGACCTGCCGGCGATCGAGCAACTGGAGTCGGCCCTCGACGCGTACGAGGGCACGCTGCTCCTGGTGACGCACGACCGCAGGATGCTGGACGCCGTCCGTGTCACGCGGCGCCTGGAGGTGACGGAGGGCAAGGTGACCGAGCTGTCACCCTGA
- a CDS encoding Xaa-Pro dipeptidyl-peptidase produces MPIRARRTRLIWRALLTAALAALLATLVAPGPAQGAPSAPRESKPVYSYASAIRESVWVDTRIDGDGDGKSDRVAVDIVRPREPAARGRKIPVIMDASPYYSCCGRGNESQKKTYDANGDPVQFPLYYDNYFVPRGYGFVAVDLAGTNRSDGCVDVGGRSDVQSAKAVVDWLNGRARGYTTRTGGKSTKATWTTGATGMIGKSYDGTVAQGVAATGVRGLKTIVPIGAISSWYDYYFAKGAPLYASGPEWLSDNVESPEARARCGAVQQRLIDEAPRTGDWTRLWSERDHVPDADKVRASVFAVHGMQDLNVRMKHFGQWWDALADAGVDRKVWLSQTGHVDPFDFRRGAWVRTLHRWFDHELLGHDNGIDREPMADIERAPDRWTTDRVWPPRGTDTVKLRPGKGTSPGVGTLGTRHGTGSETFTDDPKLSETDWAAQIDTSTPSKAGFVSKPLGRDLRLSGSSEVTVTATPTTRTAHLSAVLVDLGPATIRDYASSGEGITTLPERTCWGPSTSGDSSCFKETETKTADVDFTIFSRGWADLGNWADDHKGRPLTPGKKHTITLDLAASDHVVPKGHRLALIVAGTDKDLIDPPADTPTLAIDLARTSAKVPLVGGADAFRTAKTVTPHESRLDGVAPPRPFRPVPGGSTT; encoded by the coding sequence ATGCCGATACGTGCGCGTCGCACGCGCTTGATCTGGAGAGCACTGCTGACGGCGGCCCTCGCCGCCCTGTTGGCCACGCTCGTGGCCCCGGGTCCCGCACAGGGGGCGCCGAGCGCCCCACGCGAGAGCAAGCCCGTCTACTCGTACGCGAGCGCGATCCGTGAATCCGTCTGGGTCGACACGAGGATCGACGGGGACGGTGACGGGAAGTCCGACCGTGTCGCCGTCGACATCGTCCGGCCCCGCGAACCGGCCGCGCGGGGCCGGAAGATACCGGTGATCATGGACGCGAGCCCGTACTACTCCTGTTGCGGGCGCGGCAACGAGAGCCAGAAGAAGACGTACGACGCGAACGGCGACCCCGTCCAGTTCCCGCTCTACTACGACAACTACTTCGTCCCCCGCGGCTACGGATTCGTCGCCGTGGACCTCGCGGGAACGAACCGCTCCGACGGCTGCGTGGATGTCGGCGGCCGCTCCGACGTCCAGTCCGCCAAGGCCGTCGTCGACTGGCTGAACGGCCGGGCCCGCGGCTACACCACCCGCACCGGCGGCAAGAGCACCAAGGCGACCTGGACGACGGGCGCCACCGGAATGATCGGCAAGAGCTACGACGGCACCGTCGCGCAGGGCGTGGCCGCCACTGGAGTGCGAGGTCTCAAGACCATCGTGCCGATCGGCGCGATCTCCTCCTGGTACGACTACTACTTCGCCAAGGGGGCCCCGCTCTACGCCAGCGGCCCCGAGTGGCTGTCGGACAACGTGGAGAGCCCCGAGGCGCGGGCCCGCTGCGGCGCCGTACAGCAGCGGCTGATCGACGAGGCGCCCCGCACCGGCGACTGGACCCGGCTGTGGAGCGAACGCGACCACGTCCCGGACGCGGACAAGGTGCGGGCCAGCGTCTTCGCCGTGCACGGCATGCAGGACCTGAACGTCCGGATGAAGCACTTCGGCCAGTGGTGGGACGCGCTCGCCGACGCGGGCGTCGACCGCAAGGTGTGGCTCAGCCAGACCGGACACGTCGATCCCTTCGACTTCCGCCGTGGCGCGTGGGTGCGCACCCTGCACCGGTGGTTCGACCACGAACTCCTCGGCCACGACAACGGCATCGACCGCGAGCCCATGGCCGACATCGAGCGCGCGCCCGACCGGTGGACCACCGACCGCGTCTGGCCCCCGCGCGGCACGGACACGGTCAAGCTCCGCCCCGGAAAGGGGACTTCACCCGGCGTCGGCACCCTCGGCACCCGCCACGGCACCGGCAGCGAGACCTTCACCGACGACCCGAAGCTGAGCGAGACCGACTGGGCCGCGCAGATCGACACCTCCACCCCCTCGAAGGCCGGGTTCGTCAGCAAGCCGCTGGGCCGCGACCTGCGCCTGTCCGGCTCCTCCGAGGTGACCGTCACCGCCACCCCGACGACCCGCACCGCCCACCTCTCCGCGGTCCTGGTCGACCTCGGCCCCGCCACCATCCGCGACTACGCGAGCTCCGGCGAGGGCATCACCACCCTCCCGGAACGCACCTGCTGGGGCCCGAGCACCAGCGGTGACAGCTCCTGCTTCAAGGAGACGGAGACGAAGACCGCCGACGTCGATTTCACGATCTTCAGCCGCGGCTGGGCCGACCTCGGCAACTGGGCCGACGACCACAAGGGCCGCCCCCTCACGCCGGGCAAGAAGCACACCATCACCCTCGACCTGGCCGCGAGCGACCACGTCGTACCGAAGGGCCACCGCCTCGCGCTGATCGTCGCGGGCACCGACAAGGACCTCATCGATCCCCCCGCCGACACCCCGACGCTCGCCATCGACCTCGCCCGCACCTCGGCGAAGGTGCCGCTCGTCGGCGGCGCCGACGCGTTCCGTACCGCCAAGACCGTCACCCCCCACGAGTCCCGTCTCGACGGCGTGGCCCCGCCGCGTCCGTTCCGCCCCGTACCAGGAGGCAGCACTACATGA
- a CDS encoding Tex family protein: MAPLQTSTPASIEGRIAEELGVRERQVKAAVELLDGGSTVPFIARYRKEATEMLDDAQLRTLEERLRYLRELEERRAAILESVREQGKLTDELEAQIRAAETKARLEDIYLPFKPKRRTKAQIAREAGLEPLADGLLGDPSVEPLAAATAFVDADKGVADPQAALDGARAILAERFSEDADLIGELRERMWVRGRLAAKVRAGKEEAGAKFADYFDFAEPFKELPSHRVLAMLRGEKEDVLDLVLEPEEATEGPSSYEGMVAHRFGIVDRGRPADKWLQDTVRWSWRTRILVHLGIDLRLRLRTAAEDEAVRVFASNLRDLLLAAPAGTRATLGLDPGFRTGVKVAVVDATGKVVATDVINPHVPANKWDQSLATLAKLAKEHSVDLIAIGNGTASRETDKLAGELITKHPELNLTKVMVSEAGASVYSASAFASQELPDMDVSLRGAVSIARRLQDPLAELVKIDPKSIGVGQYQHDLSEVKLSRSLDAVVEDCVNGVGVDVNTASAPLLSRVSGIGAGLAENIVAHRDTNGPFSSRKGLKDVARLGPKAYEQCAGFLRIRGGDDPLDASSVHPEAYPVVRKMAKKTGGEVASLIGDTGTLRSLRADEFVDESFGLPTVTDILKELEKPGRDPRPAFKTATFKDGVEKISDLASGMVLEGVVTNVAAFGAFVDIGVHQDGLVHVSAMSKTFVKDPRDVVKPGDIVKVKVMDVDIPRKRISLTLRLDDEAGASAAGEQPKRGGRPPQQRQGGGQRPQRQGGGGGGQRKERQGPPPANDAMADALRRAGLLDPKKR; encoded by the coding sequence GTGGCACCTCTGCAGACGTCCACTCCAGCATCGATCGAAGGCAGGATCGCCGAAGAACTCGGCGTGAGGGAGCGGCAGGTGAAGGCCGCCGTCGAGCTGCTCGACGGCGGCTCGACGGTGCCCTTCATCGCTCGCTACCGCAAGGAAGCGACCGAGATGCTCGACGACGCGCAGCTGCGCACGCTCGAGGAGCGGCTGCGCTATCTGCGAGAGCTCGAGGAGCGGCGTGCGGCGATCCTCGAATCGGTGCGCGAGCAGGGCAAGCTCACCGACGAGCTCGAGGCGCAGATCCGCGCGGCGGAGACGAAGGCGCGCCTCGAGGACATCTACCTGCCGTTCAAGCCGAAGCGTCGTACGAAGGCGCAGATCGCCCGTGAGGCGGGGCTCGAGCCGCTGGCCGACGGGCTGCTCGGCGATCCGTCCGTGGAGCCGCTCGCCGCGGCCACCGCCTTCGTGGACGCCGACAAGGGCGTCGCAGACCCGCAGGCCGCCCTGGACGGGGCGCGCGCGATCCTCGCCGAGCGCTTCTCCGAGGACGCCGACCTGATCGGCGAGCTGCGCGAGCGCATGTGGGTGCGCGGCCGCCTCGCCGCGAAGGTCCGCGCGGGCAAGGAGGAGGCGGGCGCCAAGTTCGCCGACTACTTCGACTTCGCCGAACCCTTCAAGGAGCTCCCCTCGCACCGCGTCCTCGCGATGCTGCGCGGCGAGAAGGAGGACGTCCTCGACCTCGTCCTCGAACCGGAGGAGGCCACGGAGGGCCCGTCCTCGTACGAGGGGATGGTCGCCCACCGCTTCGGCATCGTGGACCGCGGCCGTCCGGCCGACAAGTGGCTGCAGGACACGGTGCGTTGGTCGTGGCGGACCCGCATCCTGGTGCACCTGGGGATCGACCTGCGCCTGCGCCTTCGTACGGCCGCGGAGGACGAGGCCGTCCGCGTCTTCGCGTCGAACCTGCGCGACCTGCTGCTCGCCGCACCGGCGGGCACGCGCGCGACGCTGGGGCTCGACCCCGGTTTCCGTACGGGTGTGAAGGTCGCCGTGGTCGACGCGACCGGCAAGGTCGTCGCCACCGACGTCATCAACCCGCACGTCCCGGCGAACAAGTGGGACCAGTCCCTGGCCACCCTCGCGAAGCTCGCCAAGGAGCACTCGGTCGACCTGATCGCGATCGGGAACGGCACGGCGTCCCGCGAGACGGACAAGCTCGCCGGTGAACTCATCACGAAGCACCCGGAGTTGAACCTCACGAAGGTGATGGTCTCCGAGGCGGGCGCCTCGGTGTACTCCGCGTCGGCCTTCGCCTCGCAGGAGCTGCCCGACATGGACGTGTCGCTGCGCGGCGCCGTGTCGATCGCCCGGCGGCTGCAGGACCCGCTCGCCGAGCTGGTGAAGATCGACCCGAAGTCCATCGGCGTCGGCCAGTACCAGCACGACCTCTCCGAGGTGAAGCTGTCCCGCTCGCTCGACGCGGTCGTCGAGGACTGTGTGAACGGCGTCGGTGTGGACGTGAACACCGCGTCCGCCCCGCTGCTCTCCCGGGTCTCCGGCATCGGCGCGGGCCTCGCGGAGAACATCGTGGCGCACCGCGACACGAACGGCCCCTTCTCCTCCCGCAAGGGCCTCAAGGACGTGGCACGGCTCGGCCCCAAGGCGTACGAGCAGTGCGCGGGCTTCCTGCGCATCCGCGGCGGCGACGACCCGCTGGACGCGTCGAGCGTCCACCCCGAGGCGTATCCCGTGGTGCGCAAGATGGCGAAGAAGACGGGCGGCGAGGTCGCCTCGCTGATCGGCGACACGGGGACGCTGCGCTCGCTCAGGGCGGACGAGTTCGTGGACGAGTCCTTCGGCCTGCCCACGGTGACCGACATCCTCAAGGAGCTGGAGAAGCCCGGACGTGACCCGCGTCCGGCGTTCAAGACGGCGACCTTCAAGGACGGCGTCGAGAAGATCTCCGACCTCGCGTCCGGAATGGTCCTCGAAGGGGTCGTCACGAACGTGGCCGCGTTCGGCGCCTTTGTCGACATCGGCGTCCACCAGGACGGGCTCGTCCATGTCTCCGCGATGTCCAAGACGTTCGTCAAGGACCCGCGGGACGTGGTGAAGCCGGGTGACATCGTCAAGGTGAAGGTGATGGACGTCGACATCCCGCGCAAGCGGATTTCGTTGACTCTGCGTCTGGACGATGAGGCCGGCGCCTCCGCCGCCGGGGAGCAGCCGAAGCGGGGTGGCCGTCCGCCGCAGCAGCGGCAGGGCGGCGGCCAGCGCCCCCAGCGGCAGGGCGGGGGCGGTGGCGGTCAGCGCAAGGAGCGGCAGGGCCCGCCGCCGGCCAATGACGCGATGGCGGACGCGCTGCGCCGGGCCGGGCTCCTGGACCCCAAGAAGCGCTGA